Proteins from a genomic interval of Rhizobium leguminosarum:
- the rhaS gene encoding rhamnose ABC transporter substrate-binding protein: protein MKLAKKLAIGVAFAVAMMAGTASAADIKIGLVVKSLGNGFFDAANKGAQEAAKELGGVEVIYTGPTTTTAEGQIEVINSLIAQGVSAIAVSANDPDALVPALKKAAQRGIKVISWDSGVAPEGRILQLNPSSNELIGKMCLTLVKDHLDGGKGDFAILSATTTSTNQNIWIDQMKKQLKDFPGLNLVTTVYGDDLSDKSYREAEGLLKANPNIKVIVAPTTVGVLAASKVVEDKGLVGKVYVTGLGLPSEMAGAIKSGATKEFAIWNPIDLGYSATQIAYRLVKGETDGKPGSEIEAGRMGKIKVGDNGEAAMADPFVYNASNIDQFSKVF, encoded by the coding sequence ATGAAACTCGCAAAGAAACTCGCAATCGGCGTGGCATTTGCCGTCGCCATGATGGCCGGCACAGCCAGCGCTGCCGACATCAAGATCGGTCTTGTCGTCAAGTCGCTCGGCAACGGCTTCTTCGATGCCGCCAACAAGGGCGCGCAGGAAGCCGCCAAGGAACTCGGCGGCGTCGAGGTCATCTATACCGGTCCGACGACGACGACAGCCGAAGGCCAGATCGAAGTCATCAACTCGCTGATCGCCCAGGGCGTCAGCGCCATCGCTGTTTCGGCCAACGATCCCGACGCGCTCGTTCCGGCGCTGAAGAAGGCTGCGCAGCGCGGCATCAAGGTCATCTCCTGGGATTCGGGCGTGGCACCTGAAGGCCGTATCCTGCAGCTCAACCCGTCGTCCAACGAGCTGATCGGCAAAATGTGCCTGACGCTCGTCAAGGATCATCTCGACGGCGGCAAGGGTGACTTCGCCATCCTGTCGGCCACGACCACGTCGACCAACCAGAACATCTGGATCGACCAGATGAAGAAGCAGCTCAAGGATTTCCCGGGCCTCAACCTCGTCACCACCGTCTATGGCGACGATCTCTCGGATAAGTCCTATCGTGAAGCCGAAGGCCTCTTGAAGGCGAACCCGAACATCAAGGTCATCGTCGCTCCGACGACCGTCGGCGTTCTCGCCGCGTCCAAGGTCGTTGAAGACAAGGGCCTGGTCGGCAAGGTCTACGTCACAGGTCTCGGCCTGCCGTCCGAAATGGCCGGCGCGATCAAGTCGGGCGCGACGAAGGAATTCGCCATCTGGAACCCGATCGATCTCGGCTATTCCGCGACGCAGATCGCCTATCGCCTCGTCAAGGGCGAGACCGACGGCAAGCCGGGCAGCGAGATCGAAGCCGGCCGCATGGGCAAGATCAAGGTCGGCGACAATGGTGAAGCCGCCATGGCCGATCCGTTCGTCTACAATGCTTCGAATATCGACCAGTTCTCCAAGGTCTTCTGA
- a CDS encoding sugar ABC transporter ATP-binding protein, which translates to MHAATQKHDVSPMPDTPAILEMRGISQIFPGVKALDNVSIALHPGTVTALIGENGAGKSTLVKILTGIYRPNEGEILVDGQPVTFASAQAAIDAGVTAIHQETVLFDELTVAENIFLGHAPRTRLRTIDWQAMNSRAKALLTALESNIDPTIRLKDLSIAQRHLVAIARALSIEARIVIMDEPTAALSRKEIDDLFRIVRGLKEKGKAILFISHKFDEVYEIADDFVVFRDGRAVGQGRLKETPQDEIVRMMVGRDVENAFPKVDVAIGGPVLEIRNYSHRTEFRDISFTLRQGEILGIYGLIGAGRSELSQSLFGITRPLSGKMMLEGREITIHSPQDAIRAGIVYVPEERGRHGLALPMPIFQNMTLPSLTRTSRRGFLRAAEEFALARKYAERLDLRAAALSVPVGTLSGGNQQKVVIGKWLATAPKVIILDEPTKGIDIGSKAAVHGFISELAAEGLSIIMVSSELPEIIGMSDRVLVMREGLAAGIFERAELSPEALVRAATGNA; encoded by the coding sequence ATGCACGCCGCAACGCAAAAGCACGATGTCAGCCCCATGCCCGATACACCGGCCATTCTGGAAATGCGCGGCATCTCCCAGATTTTCCCGGGCGTGAAGGCGCTCGACAATGTCAGCATCGCGCTGCATCCCGGCACGGTGACCGCGCTGATCGGCGAAAACGGCGCCGGCAAATCGACCCTCGTCAAGATCCTGACCGGCATCTACAGGCCGAACGAAGGCGAGATCCTCGTCGATGGCCAGCCGGTGACCTTTGCCAGCGCCCAGGCCGCGATCGATGCCGGCGTCACCGCCATCCATCAGGAAACCGTGCTGTTCGACGAGCTGACGGTTGCCGAAAACATTTTCCTCGGCCATGCGCCGCGCACGCGTCTGCGCACCATCGACTGGCAGGCGATGAACAGCCGTGCGAAGGCGCTGCTGACCGCGCTCGAAAGCAATATCGATCCGACGATCCGGCTGAAGGACCTCTCGATCGCGCAGCGCCATCTGGTGGCGATCGCGCGCGCTCTGTCGATCGAGGCCCGCATCGTGATCATGGACGAGCCGACGGCAGCCCTTTCCCGGAAGGAGATCGACGATCTCTTCCGCATCGTCCGCGGCCTGAAGGAAAAGGGCAAGGCGATCCTCTTCATCAGCCACAAGTTCGACGAAGTGTACGAGATCGCCGATGATTTCGTCGTCTTCCGCGACGGCCGCGCCGTCGGCCAGGGCCGGCTCAAGGAAACGCCGCAGGACGAGATCGTCCGCATGATGGTCGGCCGCGACGTCGAGAACGCTTTTCCGAAGGTCGATGTCGCCATCGGCGGCCCGGTTCTCGAGATCCGCAACTACAGCCATCGCACCGAATTCCGCGACATCTCCTTCACCCTCCGCCAGGGCGAGATTCTCGGCATCTACGGCCTGATCGGCGCCGGGCGTTCGGAACTGTCCCAATCGCTCTTCGGCATCACCAGGCCGCTCTCCGGCAAGATGATGCTCGAAGGCCGCGAGATCACCATTCATTCGCCGCAGGACGCGATCCGGGCCGGCATCGTTTACGTGCCGGAGGAACGCGGCCGCCACGGACTGGCGCTGCCGATGCCGATCTTCCAGAACATGACGCTGCCTTCGCTTACCCGCACCTCGCGCCGTGGCTTCCTCAGGGCGGCAGAAGAATTCGCGCTCGCCCGCAAATATGCCGAGCGGCTGGACCTGCGCGCCGCTGCTCTTTCCGTGCCCGTCGGGACGCTTTCCGGCGGCAACCAGCAGAAGGTCGTCATCGGCAAGTGGCTGGCGACAGCGCCGAAGGTCATCATCCTCGATGAACCCACAAAGGGCATCGACATCGGCTCGAAGGCGGCCGTGCACGGCTTCATCAGCGAACTCGCCGCCGAGGGCCTTTCGATCATCATGGTCTCGTCCGAACTGCCCGAGATCATCGGCATGTCGGACCGTGTCCTGGTGATGAGGGAGGGTCTCGCCGCCGGAATTTTCGAACGCGCCGAGCTGTCGCCGGAAGCGCTGGTGCGCGCCGCCACCGGCAATGCATAA
- a CDS encoding ABC transporter permease: MARLIRKRETLLFLIIVVMIAIFSTRAADFATPENLAGIFNDTSILIILALAQMTVILTKSIDLSVAANLAFTGMAIAMMNAAYPDLPLIVLILAAIVIGACLGAINGFLVWALEIPPIVVTLGTLTIYRGMAFVLSGGAWVNAHQMTPVFLSVPRTPILGLPVLGWVGIVIVLLMYVLLRYTQFGRSAYATGGNPTAAVYAGIDTGWTKFLAFVLSGALAGLASYLWVSRYAVAYVDIANGFELDSVAACVIGGISIAGGVGSVAGTVLGALFLGVIKNALPVIGISPFTQMAISGTVIILAVAFNARRERNRGRIILRDRAAAEIRTEAAA, encoded by the coding sequence ATGGCAAGACTGATCAGAAAACGCGAAACTCTGCTGTTCCTCATCATCGTCGTGATGATCGCGATCTTTTCGACGCGCGCTGCCGATTTCGCAACGCCGGAGAATCTCGCCGGCATTTTCAACGATACCTCCATCCTGATCATCCTGGCGCTCGCGCAGATGACGGTCATCCTGACGAAATCGATCGACTTGTCCGTCGCCGCCAACCTCGCCTTCACCGGCATGGCGATCGCGATGATGAATGCCGCCTATCCCGACCTGCCGCTCATCGTGCTGATCCTTGCCGCGATCGTCATTGGCGCCTGCCTCGGCGCCATCAACGGCTTTCTCGTCTGGGCGCTCGAAATCCCGCCGATCGTCGTCACGCTCGGCACGCTCACCATCTATCGCGGCATGGCCTTCGTGCTCTCTGGCGGGGCGTGGGTCAACGCCCACCAGATGACGCCGGTCTTCCTGTCGGTGCCGCGCACGCCGATCCTCGGCCTGCCGGTTCTCGGCTGGGTGGGCATCGTCATCGTGCTTCTGATGTATGTCCTGCTCAGATACACCCAGTTCGGCCGCTCGGCCTATGCCACCGGCGGCAATCCGACCGCGGCCGTCTATGCCGGCATCGATACGGGCTGGACGAAATTTTTGGCCTTCGTTCTGTCGGGCGCGCTTGCCGGCCTTGCGAGCTATCTCTGGGTGTCGCGTTATGCCGTCGCCTATGTCGATATCGCCAACGGCTTCGAGCTCGACAGCGTCGCAGCCTGCGTCATCGGCGGCATTTCGATTGCCGGCGGCGTCGGCTCGGTCGCCGGCACGGTGCTCGGCGCGCTCTTCCTCGGCGTCATCAAGAATGCGCTGCCGGTGATCGGCATTTCACCCTTCACGCAAATGGCGATCTCCGGAACCGTCATCATTCTCGCCGTCGCCTTCAATGCCAGGCGAGAGCGCAACCGCGGCCGCATCATCCTGCGCGACCGCGCAGCAGCCGAGATCAGAACGGAGGCCGCAGCATGA
- a CDS encoding ABC transporter permease, with amino-acid sequence MSTVSTHEKRVIPDRLGTPFRRILASWEVLLFAVAILIFIFNSLASPYFLDAWNLSDATFNFTEKAMIAFAMALLVISGEIDLSVAAIIALASTAMGAAAQVGIGTPGLVAIGIGTGLACGIFNGVLVSVLKLPSIVVTIGTMSLFRGISYIVLGDQAYGKYPADFAYFGQGYVVWVFSFEFVLFIVLAILFAVLLHATNFGRQVYAIGNNDFAARFSGIPVERVKFILFLLTGVMSGVAAVCLTSRLGSTRPSIAQGWELEVVTMVVLGGISILGGSGTIVGVVIAAFVMGLVTFGLGLLNVPGIVMSIFIGLLLIITIAIPIIARRIKVMSSR; translated from the coding sequence ATGAGCACCGTGTCCACACACGAAAAACGGGTCATCCCCGACCGCCTCGGCACACCCTTCCGCCGCATCCTCGCGAGCTGGGAAGTGCTGCTCTTTGCCGTCGCCATCCTGATCTTCATCTTCAATTCGCTGGCCTCGCCCTATTTCCTCGATGCCTGGAACCTCTCGGACGCCACCTTCAACTTCACCGAAAAGGCGATGATCGCCTTCGCCATGGCGCTGCTCGTCATATCGGGTGAAATCGACCTGTCGGTCGCCGCAATCATCGCGCTCGCCTCGACGGCGATGGGCGCGGCAGCGCAGGTCGGCATCGGCACACCGGGCCTGGTCGCGATCGGCATCGGCACCGGCCTTGCCTGCGGCATCTTCAACGGCGTGCTGGTCTCGGTGCTGAAATTGCCGTCGATCGTCGTCACCATCGGCACGATGAGCCTTTTCCGCGGCATTTCCTATATCGTGCTCGGCGACCAGGCTTACGGCAAATACCCTGCGGATTTCGCCTATTTCGGCCAAGGTTATGTCGTCTGGGTGTTCTCTTTCGAATTCGTGCTCTTCATCGTACTGGCGATCCTTTTCGCCGTGTTGCTGCATGCGACGAATTTCGGCCGGCAGGTCTATGCGATCGGCAACAATGACTTCGCCGCCCGCTTCTCCGGCATTCCGGTCGAACGCGTCAAATTCATCCTCTTCCTGCTAACCGGCGTCATGAGCGGCGTTGCCGCCGTCTGCCTGACCTCACGCCTCGGCTCGACCCGGCCGTCGATCGCCCAGGGCTGGGAACTCGAGGTCGTCACCATGGTCGTGCTCGGCGGCATCTCGATCCTCGGCGGTTCCGGCACGATCGTCGGCGTCGTCATCGCCGCCTTCGTCATGGGCCTCGTCACCTTCGGCCTCGGCCTGTTGAACGTGCCCGGCATCGTCATGTCGATCTTCATCGGCCTGCTTCTGATCATCACCATCGCCATCCCGATCATCGCCCGCCGCATCAAGGTCATGAGCTCCCGATGA
- the rhaM gene encoding L-rhamnose mutarotase codes for MTLEKHAFKMQLNPGMEAEYRRRHDEIWPELVDLLHKSGASDYSIHLDRETNTLFGVLTRPADHTMASLPDHPVVKKWWAYMADIMATNPDNSPVQSDLVTVFHMP; via the coding sequence ATGACTTTAGAAAAACACGCCTTCAAAATGCAGCTCAATCCCGGCATGGAAGCCGAATACCGCCGGCGGCATGACGAGATCTGGCCGGAATTGGTCGATCTCCTGCACAAGTCAGGCGCCAGCGACTATTCCATCCATCTCGACCGCGAGACCAACACGCTGTTCGGCGTGTTGACGCGACCGGCCGACCACACGATGGCGAGCCTGCCGGACCATCCGGTCGTGAAAAAGTGGTGGGCTTATATGGCCGACATCATGGCGACCAATCCCGATAATTCACCGGTCCAGAGCGACCTGGTCACCGTCTTCCATATGCCATGA
- a CDS encoding FGGY-family carbohydrate kinase, with protein sequence MNASYRRIAVLDIGKTNAKVVVLDSETGAEIAVLKRPNIAIKAGLYPHYDVEALWSFALDALKSLAREPGFDAISITTHGASAALLARDGTLTMPVIDYEHEYPQEIRDAYTRLRPSFDETFSPRLAMGLNVGAQLHYQKTAFPEEFAEVATILTYAQYWTARLTGVAANELTSLGCHTDLWNPREGRYSSLVDRLAIRDLMAPIRSAFDALGPVLPDIAAELGLAAAVPVYCGIHDSNASLLPHLVHREAPFAVVSTGTWVINFGVGGDLDHLDPKRDALANVDAYGRAVPSSRFMGGREFEILSAEIGPVDAKATQTAIGPVIGKGMMLLPNIAPGSGPFPGKASRWIGAEEASREERFAAACLYLALMTDACLGLVGARGPIIVEGPFALNGTYLKLLAALTDREVMALPGSTGTSQGAALLTGIPPVSGAETHVPPTAIPGLTAYRTHWHAAME encoded by the coding sequence ATGAACGCCTCCTATCGCCGCATCGCCGTCCTCGACATCGGCAAGACCAATGCCAAGGTCGTCGTCCTCGACAGCGAGACGGGCGCCGAGATCGCCGTGTTGAAACGGCCGAATATCGCGATCAAAGCCGGTCTCTATCCGCATTACGACGTAGAGGCTCTCTGGTCCTTTGCGCTCGATGCGCTGAAGAGCCTTGCGCGCGAGCCAGGCTTCGACGCCATTTCGATCACAACCCATGGCGCCTCCGCAGCACTCCTTGCCCGGGACGGCACGCTTACCATGCCTGTCATCGACTATGAACACGAATATCCGCAGGAAATCCGCGACGCCTATACGCGGCTGCGCCCCTCCTTCGACGAAACCTTCTCGCCGCGCCTCGCGATGGGTCTCAATGTCGGCGCACAGCTGCACTACCAGAAGACCGCCTTTCCCGAGGAATTCGCAGAGGTGGCGACCATCCTCACCTATGCGCAATATTGGACGGCGCGGCTGACCGGTGTTGCCGCCAATGAGCTGACATCGCTCGGCTGCCATACCGACCTCTGGAACCCGAGGGAGGGCCGCTATTCCTCGCTCGTCGACAGGCTCGCCATCCGCGACCTCATGGCGCCGATCCGCTCCGCCTTCGATGCGCTCGGCCCAGTCCTGCCCGACATCGCCGCTGAGCTCGGCCTTGCCGCAGCCGTGCCGGTCTATTGCGGCATTCACGATTCCAATGCCTCGCTGCTGCCGCATCTGGTCCATCGGGAAGCGCCCTTTGCCGTCGTCTCCACCGGCACATGGGTCATCAATTTCGGCGTCGGCGGCGATCTCGATCATCTCGATCCGAAACGCGATGCGCTCGCCAATGTCGATGCCTATGGCCGTGCCGTCCCCTCCTCGCGTTTCATGGGCGGGCGGGAATTCGAGATCCTGTCGGCCGAGATCGGCCCTGTCGACGCAAAAGCCACTCAGACGGCAATCGGCCCGGTAATCGGAAAGGGCATGATGCTCCTGCCGAATATCGCCCCCGGTTCAGGACCTTTTCCGGGAAAGGCAAGTCGCTGGATCGGCGCTGAAGAGGCAAGCCGCGAGGAGCGCTTTGCCGCTGCCTGTCTCTATCTCGCCTTGATGACCGACGCCTGCCTCGGACTGGTCGGCGCCAGGGGCCCTATTATCGTCGAAGGGCCTTTTGCGCTCAATGGGACCTATCTCAAGCTGCTTGCCGCCTTGACCGATCGCGAGGTAATGGCCCTTCCGGGCTCGACCGGCACCAGCCAGGGTGCCGCCCTTCTCACCGGCATCCCGCCGGTATCGGGTGCCGAAACGCATGTTCCGCCGACCGCTATCCCCGGACTGACCGCCTATCGCACCCACTGGCACGCGGCGATGGAATAG
- a CDS encoding fumarylacetoacetate hydrolase family protein, which yields MTETFDPRAPATRLHSLRQAGRQEATSTFALPADLHQAMEAQNLLAAADRISSNAWKVTVSPQGQAVTAPLHPYAEAVSGADIPWYPGLKFETEIAVRLGSDLPVRAGIPYSRTEVVEAISAVYLGAELLVSAVKESGSLSFLLFVADRLGNSGYVLGPKLEKSVVDTAAGTPLKVTHAGRTIYDGPAQHPKGDVLTWLVDYANDGLRPETSLKAGALITTGTLSGAIELTEPGEIDIVFGDIRLSFSVSKA from the coding sequence ATGACAGAGACATTCGATCCGCGCGCGCCTGCCACCCGGCTTCACAGCCTGCGCCAGGCCGGTCGGCAGGAGGCAACGAGCACTTTCGCTCTGCCAGCCGATCTGCATCAGGCGATGGAGGCGCAGAATTTGCTTGCCGCTGCGGACCGTATTTCGAGCAATGCCTGGAAAGTCACGGTCTCGCCGCAGGGCCAGGCGGTTACCGCTCCGCTGCATCCCTATGCCGAAGCCGTCTCAGGCGCTGACATTCCCTGGTATCCGGGCCTGAAATTCGAGACCGAGATCGCCGTCCGTCTCGGCAGCGACCTGCCGGTCCGCGCGGGCATTCCCTACAGCCGCACTGAGGTGGTCGAGGCGATTTCCGCTGTCTATCTCGGCGCCGAGCTGCTGGTCAGCGCCGTTAAGGAAAGCGGCAGCCTTTCGTTTCTGCTGTTCGTCGCCGACCGCCTCGGCAATAGCGGCTATGTGCTCGGTCCGAAGCTCGAAAAAAGCGTCGTCGATACCGCCGCTGGCACACCGCTCAAGGTCACTCATGCCGGCCGCACGATCTATGACGGTCCGGCCCAGCATCCGAAGGGCGATGTTCTCACCTGGCTCGTCGATTACGCCAATGATGGCTTGCGCCCCGAGACATCGCTGAAGGCTGGTGCGCTCATCACGACGGGCACGTTGAGCGGCGCGATCGAACTGACCGAACCCGGCGAGATCGACATCGTGTTCGG